A region from the Tepidibacillus fermentans genome encodes:
- a CDS encoding YgiT-type zinc finger protein yields MHEYNLDCKGAFRMERITLERKVHYNDVQLKVDNFPIKKCNKCGEEVFGLTDLVMLDLFALESNAGEQIHVDFSVIKERFKDKDLMEEVLKYKN; encoded by the coding sequence ATGCACGAGTACAATTTAGATTGTAAAGGGGCATTTAGAATGGAACGGATAACATTAGAACGGAAAGTACATTATAATGACGTACAATTAAAAGTTGATAATTTTCCAATAAAAAAATGTAATAAATGCGGTGAAGAAGTATTTGGGCTTACAGATCTAGTCATGTTAGATTTATTTGCTCTTGAATCGAATGCGGGAGAGCAAATACATGTTGATTTCTCAGTAATTAAGGAACGATTCAAAGACAAAGACTTAATGGAAGAAGTACTTAAATACAAAAATTAA
- a CDS encoding JAB domain-containing protein translates to MKNVKIAVALGAAANVVGHNHPSGDPTPSKEDISITQRLSQAGEILGIEVLDHIIIGNFTDRYVSLKEEGYI, encoded by the coding sequence CTGAAGAATGTTAAAATAGCGGTTGCATTAGGAGCAGCAGCCAACGTTGTTGGTCATAATCACCCAAGTGGAGATCCCACTCCTAGTAAAGAAGACATCTCTATAACACAAAGGCTTTCTCAAGCAGGTGAGATCTTGGGAATCGAAGTCTTGGATCATATTATCATCGGTAATTTTACCGATAGATATGTGTCTTTAAAAGAGGAAGGTTATATCTGA
- a CDS encoding Ig-like domain-containing protein, whose translation MKKKLKRVIALFVISATLIISSTSFQVQADRVSGRGYNATGADDYRTYNYLDTTVTPPLSSQWSKPLSSPIPSYGAILTNYRLYYGSGNTFFGTSDQTGLDADVPKTQDYNVGKPFSFELSSYYGPVSSDTAILWLENGGNLLFGTANGFVGRVTGWGLYDKQNQQTVSFSNDLGDAVKYIGDAGSGQYFAAASDTRVTIIDTGLGKHGGFSVDSGGRFTGITRISGHAGFGVSSDHGDNLGYLYFYEWTTDDPNKTTYDKKLTYYAGLLKHVAYDNATGYIYAVDKKGRFYKNHYSDTGYAKVFSYAGNASNRGFRSVGGVLLNGGYAYVSTETSYNSSNVEVWQGTITKINTSTGSKSYYVHPYSITTTPIMLNGLLYFGDSYGKVWALNPSTMQLVKNINIENGIYYDYFNIGERVDNIVGADNHLIVFSQHYINAFKGQPDYYVAAQKVGTTNLNGYRVNFYNSTLPTINITQTIGNKGTFDYSIYTDFGGSNTQTTSFQIHRTNDWYSVPINTSLITNNVPDNYKDENVLYTNNPQRFQIPVNGAFNLYYSFTPPSEGKYRLRTIANEDKRQNEFDVYGSNQVDAYFDVVDMRNPNTWTSKSSYRPNEDVVFGLSKTQTFSYSSYLLQVKNPSGTVIYSSSGTTFPSSLTMTGKTGTPGRYSYQLSIKNTYGDTLYSGWKYFDVVNQAPIAGFNTNKTTYYLNEIISVTSTASDSDGDSLTFSYTIKRPDGTTFTNTNANFSFTATQRGTYTITQVVKDPYGASATLTKTVQVVNRSPIAGFVIDKPYYYIGDNMVITSTASDPDGDPLTYSYVVTRPNGTTFTNTNANFSFKTDQIGYYTIKQTVNDGHGGTAVASLSVEVRDLSIIGHVNHTPDWEQKHTAKGHTPEQFYSGEKFLVAADVVDQPINYVKVEFFGNQVNGRLLYLSTNLQKVTNIYYTGEVYDESMIDPSTMLQTGPVTFKFTVEYANGTVKTNIVNVEIIGSVYDAFQLYRSY comes from the coding sequence GTGAAGAAAAAACTAAAACGAGTCATTGCCTTATTCGTTATAAGTGCTACTTTGATTATAAGTAGCACTTCTTTTCAAGTACAAGCGGACCGTGTCTCTGGACGAGGGTATAACGCAACAGGTGCAGATGATTATAGAACATATAACTATTTAGATACAACAGTAACACCACCGCTTTCATCTCAATGGAGTAAACCTCTTTCAAGTCCAATACCTTCATATGGTGCGATTTTGACCAATTATCGTCTTTATTATGGAAGCGGCAATACATTTTTTGGTACGAGTGACCAAACAGGCCTTGATGCTGATGTTCCTAAGACTCAAGATTATAATGTAGGAAAACCTTTTAGTTTTGAGTTAAGTTCGTATTATGGACCTGTTTCAAGTGATACTGCTATTTTATGGTTGGAAAATGGAGGGAATTTATTATTTGGAACAGCAAACGGTTTTGTTGGAAGAGTAACGGGTTGGGGTCTTTATGATAAGCAAAATCAACAAACCGTTTCTTTTTCAAATGATTTAGGGGACGCTGTAAAATATATTGGGGATGCAGGAAGCGGACAATATTTTGCTGCTGCATCAGATACAAGGGTTACTATTATTGATACAGGGTTAGGCAAACACGGTGGATTTTCTGTCGATTCAGGTGGAAGATTTACTGGGATTACTCGTATATCTGGCCATGCAGGATTCGGAGTTAGTTCAGATCATGGAGATAATTTAGGCTATTTATATTTTTATGAATGGACAACGGATGATCCGAACAAAACGACGTATGATAAAAAATTAACTTACTACGCCGGTTTATTAAAACACGTTGCTTATGATAATGCAACAGGATATATCTATGCAGTAGATAAGAAAGGCCGATTTTACAAAAACCATTACTCAGATACAGGTTACGCAAAAGTTTTTAGTTATGCAGGAAATGCTTCAAATCGTGGTTTTCGCTCTGTTGGAGGAGTGTTGTTAAATGGAGGTTATGCTTATGTTTCCACAGAAACCAGTTATAATTCATCTAACGTAGAAGTATGGCAAGGAACGATTACAAAAATAAATACTTCAACCGGAAGTAAGTCATATTATGTACATCCTTACTCCATCACAACAACACCCATTATGTTAAATGGGTTGCTCTACTTTGGAGACAGTTATGGAAAAGTGTGGGCGTTAAATCCTTCTACTATGCAACTTGTAAAGAATATTAATATTGAAAACGGGATTTATTATGATTACTTTAATATAGGAGAAAGAGTGGATAACATTGTAGGTGCAGATAACCACTTAATCGTCTTTAGTCAACACTATATAAACGCTTTCAAAGGACAACCAGACTATTATGTTGCAGCACAAAAGGTTGGAACTACAAATTTAAACGGGTATCGGGTCAACTTTTATAATAGTACCTTACCTACGATAAACATTACGCAAACGATCGGAAATAAGGGTACTTTCGATTATTCAATATACACAGATTTTGGCGGTTCCAACACACAGACAACAAGTTTTCAAATTCATAGAACAAATGATTGGTACTCAGTTCCGATTAATACAAGTCTGATCACGAATAATGTACCTGATAATTATAAAGATGAAAATGTTTTGTATACAAATAATCCTCAACGATTTCAAATACCTGTAAATGGAGCTTTTAACTTATATTATTCATTTACACCTCCATCAGAAGGGAAATATAGACTTAGAACGATTGCAAATGAGGATAAACGCCAAAACGAATTTGATGTATATGGTTCTAACCAAGTTGACGCTTATTTTGATGTTGTCGATATGAGGAATCCCAACACATGGACGTCCAAATCATCATATCGGCCAAATGAAGATGTTGTATTTGGATTAAGCAAAACACAAACTTTTTCTTATTCCTCTTACCTATTACAAGTAAAGAATCCAAGCGGTACGGTGATCTATTCATCGAGCGGAACAACTTTCCCCTCTAGTTTAACAATGACAGGAAAAACTGGAACACCAGGGAGATACTCGTATCAATTAAGTATTAAAAATACGTATGGTGATACCTTATACTCAGGATGGAAATACTTTGATGTAGTTAATCAGGCTCCAATTGCAGGATTTAACACAAATAAAACCACTTATTATTTAAATGAAATAATATCTGTGACAAGTACAGCTAGTGATTCAGATGGTGACTCATTAACATTTTCTTATACGATAAAGCGTCCTGATGGGACAACCTTTACCAATACAAATGCCAATTTTAGTTTTACGGCAACACAAAGAGGAACGTATACAATAACGCAAGTAGTAAAAGACCCTTATGGCGCTAGCGCAACATTAACAAAAACCGTACAAGTAGTAAATCGCTCACCAATAGCGGGTTTTGTGATAGATAAGCCATATTATTATATTGGAGACAATATGGTAATCACGAGTACAGCAAGTGATCCCGATGGAGATCCACTCACTTATTCCTATGTAGTGACTAGACCTAATGGAACGACATTTACGAATACCAATGCTAACTTTTCATTTAAAACCGATCAAATAGGATACTATACCATTAAACAAACAGTAAATGACGGGCATGGTGGAACAGCGGTAGCAAGTTTATCTGTAGAAGTTAGAGATTTATCCATCATTGGTCATGTCAATCATACTCCTGATTGGGAACAAAAACATACAGCAAAGGGACACACGCCAGAACAGTTCTATTCAGGAGAAAAGTTCTTGGTAGCTGCTGATGTAGTAGATCAACCAATAAATTATGTAAAGGTTGAATTCTTTGGAAACCAAGTAAATGGTAGACTTCTCTATCTAAGTACCAATTTACAAAAAGTAACGAACATTTATTATACGGGTGAAGTTTATGATGAATCGATGATTGATCCATCAACCATGTTACAAACAGGACCTGTAACATTCAAATTCACAGTAGAATATGCAAACGGAACAGTTAAGACAAATATTGTGAATGTAGAGATCATCGGGTCTGTCTACGATGCCTTCCAACTTTACCGGTCCTATTAA
- a CDS encoding cell wall-binding repeat-containing protein: MKRFLPLMFGIVMLFNLFFPITSKAFSPPYYPEYPGKPYYVVETTSDNSTPDKAQTITLPGPNDGYPNNYTYVEGEFTSLDDVDYYTFNVNQRGTVEVITYLEPGYLQFYYKSITGKNYDGKMVTIEDTGSVFGRMTLENIYQDNKIILKVKAIQNTGKYIFRVSLNIHYQGVTDPHEINGYNDIFDLGSHYYEYTPVQNGALISSVWAGSNDVFDNFSIQGGNNGTLSFEVIYPQDEFDRWRTKDYYIPYQVYAEKKDGTFDYIFSNGTLGMPNRIYAKTLQVNNSNYTGKYVLQLQQASFWNRNYQFKMTFTPATSTPSQPTNPTPSPTPVKPSTNRFAGNDRFSTNLAITNQLASDSLDYVIVAAGDNFPDALTGGVLNTALNGTILLATDDTTTLNKEVTEVQRLLKPGGKVILLGGPSVVSTKVENAFKNKFPVQRIYGQGRVETSIAIANQINTNPSEIVIAYGGDFPDALSIVPYAAKVKAPIILNISKKELDPVVLKYIQSKNIQKATIVGSTGVISKLAEDQLKKYIPTVQRVGGKDRFETSLFIAKTFFNDSQTIIFANGYKHPDALSGSRLAVDYNAPILITAPKQLTVNTINHLKTKQIKNYFFLGGEAVVSSTIISQIK; this comes from the coding sequence TTGAAGCGATTTTTACCTTTAATGTTTGGGATTGTAATGCTATTTAATTTATTCTTCCCCATTACGTCAAAAGCATTTTCTCCACCTTATTATCCAGAATATCCCGGAAAACCATACTATGTAGTTGAAACAACATCAGACAATAGTACACCAGATAAAGCACAAACTATCACTCTTCCGGGACCAAATGACGGTTATCCAAATAATTACACCTATGTAGAAGGTGAATTTACCTCTTTAGATGATGTGGATTATTATACTTTTAACGTAAACCAAAGAGGAACTGTTGAAGTAATTACATATCTAGAACCAGGTTATCTTCAGTTTTATTATAAAAGTATTACAGGTAAAAATTATGATGGGAAAATGGTTACAATTGAGGATACCGGAAGCGTATTTGGTCGAATGACTTTAGAGAATATATATCAAGATAATAAAATCATTTTAAAAGTTAAAGCAATACAAAATACAGGAAAATATATTTTTCGAGTTTCATTAAATATTCACTATCAAGGTGTTACTGATCCCCATGAAATAAATGGTTATAATGATATTTTCGATTTGGGGAGCCATTATTATGAATATACACCTGTTCAAAACGGGGCTTTAATATCGAGTGTATGGGCAGGCAGCAATGATGTATTTGATAATTTTAGCATACAAGGGGGAAATAATGGTACATTAAGCTTTGAAGTGATTTATCCGCAAGACGAATTCGATAGATGGAGAACAAAAGATTACTATATTCCATACCAAGTATATGCAGAAAAGAAAGATGGTACTTTTGATTACATATTTAGTAATGGAACTCTAGGTATGCCGAATCGTATCTATGCGAAAACTCTTCAAGTAAACAATTCCAACTATACAGGAAAATATGTATTACAATTACAACAAGCAAGTTTTTGGAATAGGAATTATCAATTTAAAATGACGTTTACACCTGCTACAAGCACTCCTTCGCAACCAACTAATCCAACACCATCACCAACGCCGGTTAAACCAAGTACGAACAGATTCGCAGGGAATGATCGTTTCAGTACAAACTTAGCCATAACAAATCAATTAGCTTCAGATTCTTTAGATTATGTGATTGTGGCAGCAGGGGATAACTTTCCAGATGCCCTAACCGGTGGGGTATTAAATACCGCTTTAAATGGTACGATTCTTTTAGCGACGGATGATACAACAACTTTAAATAAAGAAGTAACGGAAGTTCAAAGATTATTAAAACCTGGTGGTAAAGTCATTCTTTTAGGCGGGCCTTCTGTAGTATCTACAAAAGTTGAAAATGCTTTTAAAAATAAGTTTCCAGTACAACGAATTTATGGGCAAGGAAGGGTAGAGACAAGTATTGCGATTGCAAATCAGATTAATACGAATCCATCTGAAATTGTGATCGCTTATGGAGGGGATTTTCCGGATGCTTTATCGATCGTACCATATGCTGCTAAAGTAAAAGCACCCATTATTTTAAATATAAGCAAAAAAGAATTAGATCCAGTCGTTTTAAAATACATTCAATCCAAAAATATTCAAAAAGCAACGATTGTAGGGAGTACTGGAGTAATTTCAAAATTAGCAGAAGATCAACTTAAAAAATATATTCCTACTGTTCAAAGAGTTGGAGGAAAAGATCGTTTTGAAACATCACTGTTCATAGCAAAAACCTTCTTTAATGATAGTCAAACGATCATCTTTGCGAATGGTTACAAACACCCAGATGCTTTAAGTGGAAGTAGATTAGCTGTGGATTATAATGCACCTATTCTTATCACAGCACCGAAACAATTAACAGTAAATACAATTAATCATTTAAAAACCAAGCAAATTAAAAATTATTTCTTTTTAGGTGGAGAAGCTGTTGTTAGCAGCACAATCATTTCACAAATAAAGTAG
- a CDS encoding dicarboxylate/amino acid:cation symporter, whose protein sequence is MKLNLLTQIFIAFILAILLGWIVGPSIEVIKPLGDLFLRLIKFIIVPLVLSSLIIGVASIGDVKKLGRMGTKTIAYYLVTTAIAVSIGLVLGNLFDPGKGVNVSGVQKAVEVKQPTSIVETLLNIVPINPFKSLVDGEMLQIIFFALFLGIGMTLIGEKGKTLYKFFDDLAETMYKITGIVMRFAPIGILGLVAPVVGKYGLDVLLPLSKVILAVLIGSILHALLVYSSSVKFFAKMSPLKFFKGIAPAMLVAFSTSSSAGTLPVTIKNTEENLGVSKRVSSFVLPLGATINMDGTALYQGVSALFIAQFFGIDLTLSQQITIVLTATLASIGTAGVPGAGLIMLTMVLQSVNLPIEGIGLIAGIDRILDMIRTTINITGDASAAVVVAATEGELSEDMSVNVL, encoded by the coding sequence ATGAAGCTGAACTTATTAACCCAAATTTTTATTGCTTTTATTCTTGCTATTTTATTAGGCTGGATCGTTGGTCCAAGTATTGAAGTGATTAAACCTTTAGGAGATTTATTTTTAAGATTAATTAAATTTATCATTGTACCATTAGTCTTATCTTCTTTAATTATAGGGGTTGCAAGTATTGGCGATGTAAAAAAACTTGGACGAATGGGAACAAAAACCATCGCTTATTATCTTGTAACGACCGCTATTGCTGTTTCCATTGGTTTAGTTCTCGGGAATCTTTTTGACCCTGGTAAAGGAGTTAATGTAAGTGGAGTACAAAAGGCGGTAGAAGTTAAGCAACCAACCAGCATTGTGGAAACACTACTGAATATTGTTCCTATCAATCCGTTTAAATCTCTTGTTGATGGAGAAATGTTACAAATCATCTTCTTTGCTCTCTTTCTAGGAATTGGTATGACCCTTATTGGGGAAAAAGGGAAAACATTGTACAAGTTTTTTGATGATTTAGCAGAAACTATGTACAAAATTACGGGCATTGTGATGAGATTCGCACCCATTGGAATTTTGGGATTAGTTGCACCAGTTGTTGGTAAATATGGATTAGATGTTTTATTACCCTTATCGAAAGTCATCTTAGCTGTTTTAATCGGTTCGATCTTACACGCTTTACTGGTTTATTCCTCATCTGTGAAGTTCTTTGCGAAAATGAGCCCTTTGAAATTTTTTAAAGGGATCGCCCCAGCAATGCTTGTTGCCTTTAGTACATCAAGTAGTGCAGGAACATTGCCAGTTACCATCAAAAATACAGAAGAAAATCTAGGAGTTTCAAAGCGGGTAAGTAGTTTTGTTCTGCCTTTAGGTGCAACGATTAACATGGATGGTACTGCACTGTACCAAGGGGTAAGCGCCTTGTTTATCGCTCAATTTTTTGGGATTGACTTAACGCTATCTCAGCAAATCACGATCGTATTAACAGCCACATTGGCTTCAATTGGAACAGCTGGAGTACCTGGTGCAGGATTAATTATGCTGACGATGGTTTTACAATCTGTAAATCTACCGATTGAAGGTATTGGTCTTATAGCAGGTATTGACCGTATTTTAGATATGATTCGTACCACGATTAACATCACTGGTGATGCTTCTGCTGCAGTTGTGGTTGCCGCTACAGAAGGAGAGTTAAGTGAAGACATGTCCGTAAATGTACTATAA
- a CDS encoding methyl-accepting chemotaxis protein, translated as MKTIKSKLIVFYVIVVLIILGFLGGYSIVSTINQNQQSLKQYKESLLKDYDTMVKGQVETAVTLLNYAYNQYRNGSMTEDEAKKFGIQLVKELRYGESGYFWIDRTDGILVGHPMIPKEEGTNRINLQDPNGVYIIQNIIKAAKNGENNGYSEYMWEKPKDVGTNKLTKKRVYSKLFEPWNFIVSTGNYIDEIDRIVNQQEMIYRQNMQRNILIILVVITTLLFITGIIVYLFSNKLSKQISMIVDQIEKIANKDLSVNEIAIDSNDEIGKLGKALNIMVANIKDLVKEIIVNTRDIETSSQQLSASVEEIVIQSQNINAATQQIAAGMEETSAATEEISASGQEVANTTKQFVASAKEGNVIVKEIEKRAEQIKENAEQSSTLAETMYAEKQARILKAIEDGKIVAEIGKMADVIAEIADQTNLLALNAAIEAARAGEHGRGFAVVADEVRKLAEQSTNTVSEIQQVVKQVQGSFQNLSNHANDILQFINDKVNKDYKMLLETGEQYQQDANLIGQMFAEFTEKSEQISNSIEQINAAIESVASSVEQSTASSQDISNNSVEITTAIEEVAKVANAQAELAEKLNEMVKKFKI; from the coding sequence ATGAAAACAATAAAATCTAAATTAATCGTTTTTTATGTCATTGTTGTACTTATCATCTTAGGGTTTTTAGGTGGATATAGCATCGTATCTACAATCAATCAAAATCAACAATCATTAAAACAGTATAAAGAAAGTCTGTTAAAAGATTATGATACAATGGTTAAAGGTCAAGTCGAAACCGCAGTTACTCTATTAAATTATGCGTATAATCAATATCGTAATGGAAGTATGACAGAAGATGAAGCAAAAAAGTTTGGAATTCAGTTAGTCAAAGAATTACGCTATGGAGAATCAGGATATTTTTGGATCGATCGAACAGATGGAATTTTAGTTGGACATCCAATGATTCCGAAAGAAGAAGGTACTAACCGAATAAATCTCCAAGATCCTAATGGTGTTTATATCATTCAAAATATTATTAAAGCAGCGAAAAATGGAGAAAATAATGGTTATTCAGAATATATGTGGGAAAAGCCAAAAGATGTAGGAACGAATAAGTTAACGAAAAAAAGAGTCTATTCTAAACTATTTGAACCATGGAATTTTATTGTAAGTACAGGTAATTATATTGATGAAATTGATAGAATAGTGAATCAACAGGAAATGATATACAGGCAAAACATGCAAAGGAATATTTTGATTATACTTGTAGTAATAACAACACTACTATTCATAACGGGAATCATCGTTTATCTTTTTAGCAATAAGTTATCTAAGCAAATCTCAATGATCGTTGATCAAATAGAGAAAATAGCCAATAAGGATCTTTCGGTGAATGAAATTGCGATTGATTCTAATGATGAGATTGGCAAACTTGGTAAAGCACTTAATATTATGGTAGCTAATATTAAAGACTTAGTAAAAGAAATCATCGTAAATACTAGAGATATAGAAACTTCAAGTCAACAATTATCAGCTTCGGTTGAGGAGATTGTCATTCAAAGCCAAAATATCAATGCTGCTACACAACAAATTGCGGCAGGAATGGAAGAAACAAGTGCCGCTACCGAGGAGATTAGTGCATCAGGTCAAGAAGTAGCCAATACGACAAAACAATTTGTCGCAAGCGCCAAAGAAGGAAATGTAATTGTAAAAGAAATTGAAAAAAGAGCGGAACAAATCAAAGAAAATGCGGAACAATCGAGTACATTAGCAGAAACGATGTATGCAGAAAAACAAGCGCGAATTTTGAAGGCTATTGAAGATGGGAAAATAGTTGCTGAAATTGGGAAAATGGCTGATGTCATTGCTGAAATAGCAGATCAAACTAATTTACTTGCTTTAAATGCAGCAATTGAAGCAGCAAGAGCTGGAGAACATGGCAGAGGTTTTGCTGTTGTGGCCGATGAAGTAAGGAAATTAGCAGAACAATCGACGAATACCGTTTCCGAAATACAACAAGTGGTGAAACAGGTACAAGGAAGTTTTCAAAACTTATCAAACCATGCAAATGATATCTTGCAATTTATCAATGATAAAGTGAATAAGGACTACAAAATGCTTCTAGAGACTGGGGAACAATACCAACAAGATGCGAACCTAATTGGCCAAATGTTTGCAGAGTTTACAGAAAAGTCGGAGCAAATCTCTAACTCGATCGAACAGATAAATGCTGCGATTGAATCTGTCGCTTCCTCTGTAGAACAGTCTACGGCAAGTTCGCAAGATATTTCTAACAACTCGGTAGAAATTACTACAGCGATTGAAGAAGTGGCAAAAGTGGCCAATGCTCAAGCTGAACTGGCAGAAAAATTAAATGAAATGGTAAAGAAATTTAAGATTTGA
- a CDS encoding putative bifunctional diguanylate cyclase/phosphodiesterase — protein MEHYSEDAVRRQHIIMADLLHAIERDEFVVYYQPLMNVTTKQITGVEALIRWQHPTLGMIPPVEFIPLAEKTGVINELGKWVLRKASEQIKSIHYEGFSDIRIMVNISPLQLQEPNFVEMVKQILEETQLDPHYLDLEITENIETQPNQNILKKIRELQSMGIQISMDDFGTGYSSLSKLRDLPFDTVKIDGLFLQNVPINKKNATIVETLVALGEKLNLRVVAEGVETKEQLNFLIDKRCQEIQGYLLSKPIPFNKLKSFLKSKIVFDLI, from the coding sequence ATGGAGCATTATTCAGAAGATGCTGTTAGAAGGCAACACATTATTATGGCTGATCTGTTACATGCAATTGAACGTGATGAATTTGTGGTTTACTACCAACCTCTTATGAATGTGACAACGAAGCAAATTACGGGGGTTGAAGCGTTAATACGTTGGCAACATCCTACTTTAGGAATGATTCCACCAGTAGAATTTATCCCTTTGGCAGAAAAAACAGGGGTGATTAATGAATTAGGCAAGTGGGTATTAAGAAAAGCAAGTGAACAAATAAAATCGATTCATTATGAAGGATTTTCAGATATAAGGATTATGGTAAATATTTCACCACTTCAATTACAGGAACCAAACTTTGTAGAGATGGTAAAGCAAATATTAGAAGAAACCCAATTAGACCCACATTATTTAGATCTGGAAATTACTGAAAACATAGAAACACAACCAAATCAAAATATCCTTAAAAAAATAAGAGAGTTACAATCGATGGGAATTCAAATTTCAATGGATGACTTTGGGACTGGCTATTCTTCATTGAGTAAACTTAGGGATTTGCCCTTTGATACGGTTAAAATTGATGGATTATTTTTACAAAATGTCCCTATAAATAAAAAGAATGCTACTATCGTTGAAACACTGGTTGCATTAGGAGAAAAATTAAATTTAAGAGTTGTTGCTGAAGGGGTAGAAACCAAGGAACAACTTAACTTTTTAATCGATAAACGCTGCCAGGAAATTCAGGGTTATCTGTTAAGCAAACCCATTCCATTTAATAAGTTAAAAAGTTTTTTGAAATCGAAAATAGTATTTGATTTAATCTAA
- the narI gene encoding respiratory nitrate reductase subunit gamma — MNFWNQFWWVIFPYLMLAIFVIGHIYRYNTDQLGWTAKSSEIMEKNTLKWGSILFHVGILMVLGGHLVGLLIPKAWTEAVGISEEMYHASAIFGGGIAGLITFTGILILLFRRVNVKRVRMTSSFSDMLVVILLFIEIVMGMYNTLGYNLFVGGFDYRETLAPWLRGLLVFRPDPTLMIDVPLFFKLHTLFAFAIFGIWPFTRLVHVWSFPLEYLKRSMILYRSRNAQRVMQIRQLQQK; from the coding sequence ATGAACTTTTGGAATCAATTTTGGTGGGTTATCTTCCCCTATTTGATGCTTGCCATTTTTGTCATTGGCCATATCTATCGCTATAACACAGATCAACTCGGCTGGACAGCAAAATCCAGTGAAATTATGGAAAAGAACACCTTAAAATGGGGAAGTATCCTCTTTCATGTGGGAATTTTGATGGTTCTTGGCGGCCATTTGGTCGGATTACTCATTCCAAAAGCTTGGACAGAAGCAGTTGGGATAAGTGAAGAGATGTACCATGCAAGTGCTATATTTGGTGGTGGTATCGCTGGATTGATTACCTTTACAGGGATCCTTATCCTCTTATTCCGCCGGGTCAATGTAAAACGGGTGCGTATGACTAGCAGTTTCAGCGATATGCTAGTTGTGATTCTTCTATTCATTGAGATTGTTATGGGAATGTACAATACCTTAGGTTATAACTTGTTCGTCGGCGGTTTTGACTACCGAGAAACGCTTGCGCCATGGTTACGGGGATTACTTGTTTTCCGACCTGATCCTACATTAATGATCGATGTTCCCCTTTTTTTTAAGTTGCATACCCTGTTTGCCTTTGCGATCTTTGGCATCTGGCCATTTACGAGATTGGTACACGTGTGGAGTTTTCCGTTAGAGTATTTAAAAAGAAGTATGATTCTTTACCGCAGTAGGAATGCACAAAGAGTTATGCAAATCAGACAATTACAACAAAAATAA
- the narJ gene encoding nitrate reductase molybdenum cofactor assembly chaperone gives MGNREILHLISILLQYPDPEWFEADLERGINDLSDLNPEIYEKLRSFFQFIRQTTIDKLQDLYVQTFDFNEKTNLYLTYSKMKEERERGVVLVELKQFYEQAGFIMETDELPDYFPLFLEFITVAKDEEIKKLLAAFLPAIETLKDELLAINSPYANLVEASLFILHQILPNDTLKEV, from the coding sequence ATGGGAAATAGAGAAATCTTACATCTGATCTCCATCCTTTTACAGTATCCTGATCCAGAGTGGTTTGAAGCCGACTTAGAAAGGGGAATTAATGATCTCTCCGATTTAAATCCTGAAATCTACGAGAAGTTAAGAAGTTTTTTCCAGTTTATTCGGCAAACAACCATTGATAAGTTACAAGACCTCTATGTTCAGACCTTTGATTTTAATGAAAAAACCAATCTTTATCTAACTTATTCAAAGATGAAAGAGGAAAGGGAACGGGGCGTAGTCTTGGTCGAATTAAAACAATTCTACGAACAAGCTGGTTTTATCATGGAGACGGATGAATTACCCGATTACTTCCCCCTCTTCCTTGAATTTATTACGGTAGCAAAAGATGAGGAGATAAAGAAACTCCTTGCAGCTTTTCTCCCAGCGATTGAAACATTAAAGGATGAATTGTTAGCGATTAATAGTCCTTACGCCAATCTAGTAGAGGCTAGTTTATTCATCCTTCATCAGATTTTACCAAATGACACTTTGAAGGAGGTGTAA